In Flavobacteriales bacterium, the genomic window CCCAAGCGGAAAACCGGTATTCGTTATCTCGTTGCCAACCACATTCATGGAATCTGTAGGCGTGCTAGAGTCGGAAAAGAACCCATAAAGTTCTGCGCGGTTTCTGAAGAAAGTGTTGAAAGGACCATTCTTGGCATGCGAAGCATCTACCACGATGTTCTGAACCGTGTTCCCTTCAAACAAGTTGAGGTAAGTGTAATTTCCATGAAGCACGGCATCTCCAGATGCATTGGTCGGGAAGCTAGATTCATTCCAGTACGCATCGTAAGAGTAGTTGTAGCCGAAAACATTGCCGTTTGCTCCGCTTTGTATCAGCATGGAATGTCTTAGATGTTCAAATGCATTGTTCTGTCCCAAGCAGAAGCTACTCGCAACCTGAAATACCAGTCCATAGCCTTGTCCACCACCACCATAGGCAAAGGCACGGTGAAAATAGCAGCCTTCTACCTGAACATGAGCCGAAGAATTGATCTCTAAATGGGCAAAATTGCTGTTCGCGCTTTGCACATTGCGAATGGCACAATTGAAAGCGTATCCCATGTAAATGTTGCTTGTTTGTCCAACCGAAGCATCTTCCCTCACAATCTTCAAGCATTCAATACCTGCGTCTCGTCTTGGTGCGAGTTTCTTCAAGAATGGGTTTCGGGCAATCGGGTAATGATGGTTCAGCGGGTCTGCCAAGGTCAGCGTGTTGCCATTCACTTCGGTAACCTCAGCCACTTGTCCTAAGCTGCCATGTGCCCACGATGAGAACATGTAATCTTCGTCAAACTGATATAAACGCACAACATCTCCTGCGGTAATGGTACTGGCATCTGTCAATTCCAGCGTGTAGCTTCCTTTGATGGCGTTTGCTGCAAGTGTCATCTCAGTCGGGTAAATAGAGCCGTTCATCACGATCAGGTTTCCACTGCCACCTAGGTCAAAACGAAGTATGCTTTCTGCCGATTCGCCTTTCATGAATACACCATCTGGGACAGCAATGGCCGCATCGAAAAAATATTCGCCTTGCGGAAAATAGACGGTTCCAGCACCTCCGTTCAGACTAGCCAATGCAGCTGTGTATGCAGAATTGCAACTGGAATTGCCTGTGTTGTCGGCACCAAAGTCCAATACATTCACTTGGTTGGTTGGCGCATGCAAATCGGTGGTCAGACCAGCATTTTCCCAAGCTGTGATACGTTCCGCATCAAATACTTGTGCATTCGAATTCAGAATTGAAAACAGTGAGAAAAATGCTAGCACAACGCCAAGCGAAATACTTGCAGCTTTGGGCTTGAAACTTGTAGCTCTTAAGAAAACCATTGCGTAAATAATTGACCGATGGCACCACCTGCTTTAATGGTGAACAAGGTCAATACGCCAATGGAGTAAATAAGTTTTATGGAAGTACCGACAATGAATCCCAGCAGCGAACCTATGCCGCTGTTCAAGGCTTTGGTAAAGGTTCCGCCTGCAATCAGGTCGCCTATGATTGTGCCAAGCAATGGGCCCAAAATGATGCCAACGGGTGGAAAGAAGAACAGGCCGACCACAATGCCGATCATGCCTCCCCAAACGCCTTCTTTCGAAGAACCGAATTTCTTGGCGCCAAGCACGGGCACAACATAATCCAACGCAGTGACAAGCGCCATCAGAAGCCCCGTGACCACGAGCGTGGTACTGCTTACTTCGTGTTCTGGAAGAAGAAAGAAAAGAAACAGCGATAGCCAACTAAGAAGCGGCCCTGGAAGTGCGGGAACAATACATCCCAGAATTCCCAGTCCGTTCAGAAGCAATCCGACAATGAGGACTGCAACTTCTGGCATCTTAGTATGCTTTTGGCATGATCAGCGCGAGGATGATATACAAGAGTATTCCGCCTCCGGCAAAAAAGAACATCAGTACAAAAGCCAAGCGCACAATGGTTGGGTCAAGATCCATGTATTCGCCAATTCCGGCACATACACCAAGGATCTTACCTTGTTTTCGTTCGAGTTTTCTATCGCTCATGTTTTCTATGTTTTAGAATGGAAGGTCGTCTTCTCCAATATCGTCAATACTTGTAGGCGCAGGACCAGATGAAGCCATTGGCATGTCGGCCATTGGATCAAGCGGAGCTGGAATGTTTGAACCTTCAGCCTGTCCGACCTCTACTTTCCAAGCTTGGAGATTGACAAAGTACTTTCCGTTATACTCGTTTCCACGTAGGTTGAAACTGACTTTGATCGTATCGTTTTCTTTGAACTTATCAATCACAGACGTTTTGTCTTTGATGAGTTCAAACTTGATGTCCTGTGGATATTGCTCTTCGGTTGTAAGAACAAACTCTCTTTTGGTGAATCCGCTACTGAAAGATTGCTCTTCCATTTTCACTTTCAACTTTCCTGTTACTTCGTATGATGCCATTGGATAAAAATATTTTGGACAAAAATAACCCCGAAGAATCGGGGCTAAAATTTTTGACCAGTAAGTTTTAACTATTTCTCCACGGTGGCGTGGATCGTTTGGGTAGGGAAGGCAAATTCGATACCTGCCGCATTGAATCGTTTCAAGATATCCAGGTTAATTCCCGAATTGACGGCAAATACATCTTGCCCCTTTTTGATGTAATACACAAACTTGACGTTGAGCGAAAAGTCTCCGAACGAATCGAACAGCGTCAGCACTTTTTCCTCCAACGCATCAGGCCGTTCTGCGTGAATGCTTTTGAGAATGTCCAACGCTTCCTGAATGCGATCGTGCGAAGTGTCGTAGGTCAATCCGAGTACAATGATCACCCGTCTGCTTGGTTCGGCAGAAACATTCTCAATGGCCGATTCAGCAAAAACCTTGTTCGGAATAGTGACCAATCGGCCTTCGAAGGTGCGGATGCGCGTACTTCTGATACCAACTTCTTCAATGATCCCTTCGTAGGAATTGATCTTGATCCAATCGTTGATGGTAAAAGGTTGATCCACAAAAATGGTGATGCCTCCGAATAGGTTGGCAACGGTATCCTGCGCAGCAAGTGCCAGCGCCAAACCACCTATTCCCAATCCTGCAATCAGCGCACCTACATCGTAGCCTGCGTTGTTCAGACCAACAATGATCGCCATGATCCACACCGCAGCATGGATCCCTTTTTTCAGGATAGGCAGAAGCTGATCATCAAGGTCGCTTTCAGAAGCTTCAACAATAGGCACGATGTATTCCTGGATCAGCGCATCCAACACGCGGTTTACCAACCAGGCAATATTGAAGATGATGAGCAGGTAATAGATCCGATTCACCCACACATGCGCCACATCGGGCAAATGCAACGAATCGAAACCGTACCAAATACCTAGAATGGCAATGGCAAAGGCAATCGGCTCTTCCACCATATCAATGATGATGTCATCAAGATTGGTCTTGGTACGGGCGGTTAGCCGTTTTACCACATTGGAAAAGAGCCAGAAAACAAGTTTTCCGAGCACCACACTGCCCAAAATAATGGCCAGCGCAAGCATCCATTCTCCTACTGTATTCCAGTAGAATTCCTTTTGGAGGAAATCGGTCATTTCAGTTTGGCCAATGCAGCAAGCGCCTTATCGTAGTTTGGTTCGTAGGTAATGTCTTCAACCAATTCCACGTAGTGTATCTTATTCTTTGTGTCGAGCACAAAAACGGCACGCGCCAAAAGCATTTTCAATGGGCTGTTCACCATTTCCAAGTTGTATTCATTCGCAAAATCTGAATAACGGAAATCAGAAACGGCTCTCACGTTCTCAATGCCTTCTGCTCCGCAAAAACGCTTAAGTGCAAATGGTAGGTCTTTCGATACCGAAATACAGATCACGTTTTCCAACTTACTTACAGCCTCGTTGAATTTCTTGGTTTCCAAGGCACAAATGCCTGTGTCAATACTTGGCAACGAAATGATGATCTTGTTCAGGCCTTCGAAATCGTAAAGGCTTTTTTCGTTCATGTCTGCCTGTACAAATGTGAAGTCAGGTGCAATTTCACCAACTTCAGGAATGTATCCTTTCAGCAATACTGGGCTTCCTTTCAGTTTTACTGTTTCTTTTCCTTCGCTCATAGATATAGTTTTGATGGAGCGCGAAATTAGAAATTTGATATAAACTGCTTGGACGTATATTCGCAACCGTAACCAGGAAATAATGAAGTTTTTAAAGGCCTTTGTGGCCGTTCTTCTTTTAGTAATCGCCACTTTATTCCTTATCGGTTTTTTTGTGCCTGAAGTGGACGGAGAGCTGGAAACACGGATTGAACGCCCAGTAATTCAGGTATTCGCAGGAATGATGAGTGTGCAGAACGCGCCCGATTGGGTGGTTGGGCTTGAGAGAATAGAGCGCACCAGCGGATTTTTGGCCATGCCCGGAAGTACCTTCACCTTGTACTATACAGGAACAGAAACGGAAGTGACCTACACGCTCGAGATCATTGAAGTGATTCCAATGGAATCTGTGAAATTCAAGTTGTATAACGAGATGTTGGAGTTTGAAATAACGATCAGATTTGAGGCAGATGGGCTTGACACGATTGTCAGGTCATACGTTCAGATGAAAGGAAAAGATCAACTTTCGCGGTCGTTTTTGCCGTTGCTCAAGTCGTCTATAATGGACGTAGGGAAAGATAATTTCGAGGCATTCAAACAACTTCAAGAACAATAGTTTGAAAGTCCTTTATGTCGGCTCTGGAGCTGTAAATCTTTGTTTGGCCGGCTGGATGCATTCCGGAACAATATCAACCACATTTCTTGTTCGTACGGCTAGTAATGACCTTATTCGGACAGGAGCGTTCCAATGTCGCCTTCCAGGTGACCATAATACTCGCGTATACAAGTGTTTGGCCACGGCCACACTAGAAAACCTTGAGCGGCCCGACCTGGTAGTAATAGGCGTTAAGAGCTACTCGCTTACTGAAGTGCTTGATAAGTTGGAAGCTGCCTTCGGAAAGGACATTCCTGTCATGTCTGTGTTGAATGGCGTGAGACATGTGGAGGAAATATCCCGAAAATTCGACAATGCCATTTTTGCAACCATCGCATTCAACGCCTTCCGAATTTCAGAAATTTCTGCAGAAGCCGTTGGTGGCAGCATTGCTTTGTCTACCACATCGGCAGATACAACGACTATGGATGAGGTTCATGAGATATTGAAGCGGAAGATCAGCGTGACGATGGCTGATAATCCTTATGATGCAGCTCATTGCAAGTTGGTAATGAACCTAGGCAATGCCTTGCTTTCCATGGTTGGGTTCCACGATCATAGAAATAGAGAATTGGATGTGTTGCAAAAGATTACCGCCACTGTTCTGTGGGAAGGTGTTCAGGTCATCCGAAAAAATGGAACGAAAGAAGTGCGCATTTCGGGTATGCCTACGTGGCCGCTTATCTGGATGAGCAAAAAACTTCCAACATTTATTGTTCTTCCCATCTTTGAAAAGAAGATGCAAGCTTCATCCATCAACAGCATGGCGCAGGATCTGCAAAAAGGTTCCGACCACACAGAGGTTGAAGATATCAACGGCTACTTGGTGCAGTTGGCAGATAAGTTGGGAGTTGAAATTCCGTACAATCGAGCGCTGTACGAGCTATTCAAGCAATGGGTCCGATCAGGAGCTCAACCAATCAAACCTTCAGTACTTCTCTCCCACATCAATTCCTTTTCCAAGCGGTAAAGCAGGTGGTCGGTCAGAACGGCCAAACCCTTATCGAACGTAATATTATTGGTGATGATGATATGAGAATCATCTCGATAAGGCTTCAGGAATTTCTTGTACGAAGGCATCACGTGATGTTCCCA contains:
- a CDS encoding glycoside hydrolase family 55 protein; this translates as MVFLRATSFKPKAASISLGVVLAFFSLFSILNSNAQVFDAERITAWENAGLTTDLHAPTNQVNVLDFGADNTGNSSCNSAYTAALASLNGGAGTVYFPQGEYFFDAAIAVPDGVFMKGESAESILRFDLGGSGNLIVMNGSIYPTEMTLAANAIKGSYTLELTDASTITAGDVVRLYQFDEDYMFSSWAHGSLGQVAEVTEVNGNTLTLADPLNHHYPIARNPFLKKLAPRRDAGIECLKIVREDASVGQTSNIYMGYAFNCAIRNVQSANSNFAHLEINSSAHVQVEGCYFHRAFAYGGGGQGYGLVFQVASSFCLGQNNAFEHLRHSMLIQSGANGNVFGYNYSYDAYWNESSFPTNASGDAVLHGNYTYLNLFEGNTVQNIVVDASHAKNGPFNTFFRNRAELYGFFSDSSTPTDSMNVVGNEITNTGFPLGLFALNGNGHYSYGNNVYGTVTPASTSNLSVNSLYLNESELPDFLSAETLPMVGYPLDMNDKLLQAQIRFENGSPVSCSGELVTEVSSPVKSPEARVKLYGNELRMDPSLLPASVNIYSMDGKLLHHSVSSIGVLLLEEISQEPVIVQVIGKNGSASTLKVLR
- a CDS encoding DUF456 domain-containing protein: MPEVAVLIVGLLLNGLGILGCIVPALPGPLLSWLSLFLFFLLPEHEVSSTTLVVTGLLMALVTALDYVVPVLGAKKFGSSKEGVWGGMIGIVVGLFFFPPVGIILGPLLGTIIGDLIAGGTFTKALNSGIGSLLGFIVGTSIKLIYSIGVLTLFTIKAGGAIGQLFTQWFS
- a CDS encoding PspC domain-containing protein yields the protein MSDRKLERKQGKILGVCAGIGEYMDLDPTIVRLAFVLMFFFAGGGILLYIILALIMPKAY
- a CDS encoding DUF3127 domain-containing protein — protein: MASYEVTGKLKVKMEEQSFSSGFTKREFVLTTEEQYPQDIKFELIKDKTSVIDKFKENDTIKVSFNLRGNEYNGKYFVNLQAWKVEVGQAEGSNIPAPLDPMADMPMASSGPAPTSIDDIGEDDLPF
- a CDS encoding mechanosensitive ion channel family protein → MTDFLQKEFYWNTVGEWMLALAIILGSVVLGKLVFWLFSNVVKRLTARTKTNLDDIIIDMVEEPIAFAIAILGIWYGFDSLHLPDVAHVWVNRIYYLLIIFNIAWLVNRVLDALIQEYIVPIVEASESDLDDQLLPILKKGIHAAVWIMAIIVGLNNAGYDVGALIAGLGIGGLALALAAQDTVANLFGGITIFVDQPFTINDWIKINSYEGIIEEVGIRSTRIRTFEGRLVTIPNKVFAESAIENVSAEPSRRVIIVLGLTYDTSHDRIQEALDILKSIHAERPDALEEKVLTLFDSFGDFSLNVKFVYYIKKGQDVFAVNSGINLDILKRFNAAGIEFAFPTQTIHATVEK
- the tpx gene encoding thiol peroxidase gives rise to the protein MSEGKETVKLKGSPVLLKGYIPEVGEIAPDFTFVQADMNEKSLYDFEGLNKIIISLPSIDTGICALETKKFNEAVSKLENVICISVSKDLPFALKRFCGAEGIENVRAVSDFRYSDFANEYNLEMVNSPLKMLLARAVFVLDTKNKIHYVELVEDITYEPNYDKALAALAKLK